One genomic region from Candidatus Zixiibacteriota bacterium encodes:
- the accC gene encoding acetyl-CoA carboxylase biotin carboxylase subunit — protein MFKKILIANRGEIALRIIRACKELGISTVAVYSEADRDSLHVRFADEEVCIGPPQSNLSYLEVKHIISAAEVTNCDAIHPGYGFLAENADFAEICHSCDLTFIGPSADSMRKMGDKATAKRMMRDAGVPVVPGSEGVIGDLKEAERVAVEIGFPVIIKASAGGGGRGMRVVNSEKELKSAFNTARMEAEASFKNPDVYIEKFVTQPRHVEIQILADHHGNVIHLGERDCTIQRRHQKLIEESPSPLLSEDIRQKMGQAAVRGAEAAGYANAGTIEFLLDEDGSFYFMEMNTRIQVEHPVTEEATDVDLIRKQILIAAGDELDLKQEDIRIKGHTIECRVNAEDPINGFRPSPGKISSFHVPGGHGIRVDTHAYAKYMIPPFYDSMIAKLITHSHSRQDAIMKMNRALDEFVIEGVATTIPFHKIVINDPIFQSGRYSTRYIEEFNWKERLEEQMALA, from the coding sequence CTGTGGCGGTCTATTCCGAAGCCGACCGTGACAGCCTGCATGTCAGATTCGCCGACGAGGAAGTTTGTATCGGCCCGCCTCAGTCGAATCTGTCATATCTTGAAGTCAAGCATATCATTTCGGCCGCGGAGGTGACCAACTGTGACGCGATTCATCCGGGCTACGGTTTCCTGGCCGAAAACGCCGATTTCGCTGAAATCTGCCATTCCTGCGACCTGACCTTCATCGGTCCCTCGGCTGATTCGATGCGCAAGATGGGTGACAAGGCAACCGCCAAGCGGATGATGCGCGACGCCGGAGTTCCGGTAGTCCCCGGTTCGGAAGGTGTAATCGGGGATCTGAAAGAGGCCGAAAGAGTTGCCGTCGAGATCGGGTTTCCGGTTATTATCAAGGCCTCGGCCGGTGGTGGTGGCCGTGGCATGAGGGTGGTCAACAGCGAAAAAGAGCTAAAATCCGCCTTCAATACCGCGCGCATGGAAGCGGAAGCATCATTTAAGAATCCCGATGTTTACATCGAGAAATTCGTTACTCAGCCACGTCATGTGGAAATCCAGATTTTGGCCGATCATCACGGCAACGTGATTCATCTGGGTGAGCGCGACTGCACTATCCAGCGTCGTCATCAGAAGCTGATCGAGGAATCGCCCTCACCACTTTTGAGCGAGGATATTCGCCAGAAGATGGGTCAGGCGGCGGTGCGCGGGGCGGAGGCGGCCGGGTATGCCAATGCCGGTACGATCGAGTTTCTTCTGGATGAGGATGGCAGTTTCTATTTCATGGAGATGAACACCCGTATCCAGGTGGAACATCCGGTTACTGAGGAAGCTACCGATGTCGACCTTATTCGCAAACAGATCCTGATCGCGGCGGGTGATGAGCTCGACCTGAAGCAGGAGGATATCCGTATCAAAGGTCACACGATCGAATGCCGGGTCAACGCCGAGGATCCGATAAACGGATTCCGGCCTTCGCCTGGTAAAATCAGTTCATTTCATGTGCCCGGCGGGCATGGTATCCGGGTTGATACTCACGCCTACGCCAAGTATATGATACCTCCATTTTACGATTCAATGATCGCCAAGCTGATCACTCATTCGCACAGCCGTCAGGACGCGATCATGAAGATGAATCGTGCCCTCGATGAATTCGTGATTGAGGGTGTGGCTACGACGATACCGTTTCACAAAATAGTCATCAATGATCCGATCTTCCAGTCGGGCAGGTATTCTACAAGATATATAGAAGAATTCAACTGGAAGGAAAGACTCGAAGAACAGATGGCATTAGCCTGA